The Thermomicrobiales bacterium genome contains the following window.
GGGGCTCGTCGGAAGCGGATGATCGTGTAGACCAGCAACCCCTCGACGAGGACGAAGACGATCGCAGCACCGATCCAGATCAGCCCGTAGACGTCCCAGATCCGGTCTGCTGCCTCGCCCTTCCTGATGAGAGTCGACTGCGGCGCGCTGCCACAGGCAGTGATCGCCAGAGTCAGCAGTGTCAGTGTAATGATGAGCAACGTCCGCGACAGATAGCCACGATGGCCTCCGCCCGGCCGTCGACCCTGAAGGCGACGAACCATTCCCCCACAAACCTTTCCCCGCGACGACGAACCCCCAGGAGATATGATGCAGGACTGTGTCAGACTGCCCAGTCTAGCATAGATGCCGGCTTCACTCGCCCACCGAACCCCAACCTTAGTACGGTCGACGAACCTGGCGCCTTCTGCAGGGAGATACTGGGTACTCCGCTGCGCCTAGCATAACCGACAAGCGGCAGATGCTCAACACCCCGACGATGAAACCATCCGAAAGTATGGGATCACCTCGCGGCCGAGCGATTCGACGGCCGCCAGAGGATCCGGCCCCAGCGGTGGCCCGAAGCTGAGATGGCGAGCGCCCATCGTCACCAATCCCTCCAGCCGCGGGATCAGGTCAGCCGGCGTGCCAACGACGCCGATGCGCAGCATTCGCTCGTTCACCAGCGCCCGCGCGCCCTCGGGATCTCGGTCGGTCATCAGTGCCCGCTCGATCGGCCGGAAGTCATCCTGGCGAACGCCGAGGCGATCCCAGATCAATGGGCTGAGCGCGTGTCCGTAGTAGGCAATCTTGTCACGCAACACACGCTCGGCGGCCTCGCGATCGTCCGACACCGAGCACCAGATGCAGGCCACCAGATCGAACGCGGCAAAGTCCCGGCCGGCCCGCGCGGCGCCATCGCGGATCAACGGCTCGACCGTCTCGTAGTGCTCTGGCGGGAAGAGCAGCGGAAGCACGCCATCGGCCAGCTCTCCCGCCAACTGCAGCATTCTCGGGCTGAGCGCCGCCAGATAGATCGGGATGCGCCGCGCGCCCCGGCGATCGCCGAACCGCAGATATGCCTCTGGCGTCCACCCAGGCGCTGGCTCGCCGTCGAGGACAGCGCGAAGCTGACGTAACGCGTCGCGGGTTGTCGCCAGCGGCCGATCTCGCTCGACGCCGATCCACTTAAGGAACTCCTCCGCGCCAGCGCCGATTCCGAGGTTGAAACGGCCGCCACTCAGCTCGTCGAGCGTCGCCGCAGCCATCGCGATCTCGGCCGGGTGCATCGAGTAGGGATTCAGGATGCAGGTTCCGATCTCGATCCGCTCAGTTGCCTGCGCCACAGCGGCCAGCACGACCGGCGCGGAGCGGAGGAACAAATCGTTGCTGACCCAAAGTTGGTCGAACCCCGCCCGCTCGGCGGCGCGCGCCAAGGTGACATACTCGTGGATCGGCAGATCGTTGTTCAGCCGCAATGAGAAGCGCACGCCTAGGCCTCGGACGACCGGATGATGGCCTCGGCCTCCATCTCGACCAGATACTTGTCGCCCACAAGTCGGCTGATCTCGACCAATGTATTCGCCGGCCGAGCGGTTGCGAAGTATCGCCCGTGAACGCGGCCGATCGCCTCCCAGTCATCGACGTTTGTCACGTAAATGCGGGTGCGCACGACATCGTCCAGGCTCGCTCCGGCCGAGATAAGCGCTCGCTCGATCTTACGGATAATGTGGTCCATCTGAGCCGCCGGGTCACCCACACCAACGACGTTTCCCTCATCATCGGTCGCGGTGGTGCCGGAGACGTGCACAAACGGCCCGACTCGCACCGCCCGTGAATATCCAACACGCTCCTCCCAGACCGTCCCCGACGAAAACTGCTGTCGATCCATCTGCATCGTTCACTCCGCTCATATCCCCTGTGCCATCGGCCATCAGTATCCCACGCGCCCCACCACGCTATGCCTGCGGTGCTCGAAACAGCCATGATGACACGTTCGGAGACGGTGCTATGATCGGAAGCAGGCGCACACCGGCTCGCAATCCATCGTCGATGGAAGGAGCATCATCCATGAAGGGACGCAATCGGCAGGGCCGCGAAACCCGCAAGGTGAAGAAAGAGAAACCCGCCCCGAAGCCCAATGCGCATGTCGAGCACATCCCTGGCAAGGCGATCACCCAGCCGCAAACGAAGCACTGAGGACTGGGCGAGCCCTCATTCGCGGACTGGAGGACACGCCGCCCTCCCTCAGAGTTGGGGGAAGGCGGTGAACTCGACCTGATGGCCGGTGGGATGGCGCACGCCGCTATTCTTCGCGGACAAGATGGACCGACCGAAAGCGCTTCTTGCCCACGCGCAGGACGAGGACATCGTCGAGACCACTGGCCGGCATGTCCACATTCTCGACGCGCTCGCCGTTGACGCTCAGGCCGCCCTGCGTCGCCAGTCGGCGCACCTCGTTGCGTGATGTCGCCAGGCCGGCAGCGATAACAACCTCGGCAAGCGTAGTATTCGCAGTTGCTCGGAATTTGACTAAGATCCCCAGATCCTCTTCGGCAGTGATCGTACCTGAGTCCGCAAAGAATAAGGTTCGTGTTTGGGCAACTGCTGCCTCGGCGGCGTCAGTACCATGGGTTAGCGCCGTCGCCTCCCAGGCTAGCACCCGCTTCGCCTCGCGGAGGGCTTGGCCCGACACGGAGGTCAGGTCGACGATACGATCCTCCGGCAGAAAGGTGAACATGCGTAGGAATCGGGCGACATCGTCGTCGGTCGTATTGATCCAGAACTGGTAGTAATCGAACGGGCTGAGCATGTTGGCGTCCAGCCACATCGCGCCGCTGACCGACTTGCCCATCTTGCGCCCGTCGCTGGTCGTGATCAGAGGCACGACGAGGCCGTAGGCTTTGCCGCCGTCGGCGCGCCGGATCAGGTCCACTCCGGCGGTGATGTTGCCCCATTGGTCGGAACCGCCGGTCTGGAGGATACAGCCGTGCTCTCGGAAGAGATGCAGGTAGTCGTAGGACTGCAGCACCCGGTAGTTGAACTCGATGAAGCTGAGGCCGGTCGTCTCCAGCCGCTGGCGGTAGGTCTCGGCGGCCAGCATCTCATTCACCGAGAAGTGCCGGCCGATATCGCGGAGAAATGGGATCAGTTGCAGCTTGAGCAGCCAGTCGGCGTTATTGATCAGCAACGCTGGCGGATTGTCGCCAAAGCGGGCGCCCTCGAAGTCCAGGTAGCGATCGAACTGCGCCCTGATCCCGACGAGGTTGGCCTCGATCGCTTCGATCGTCAGCATCTGGCGCATCTCATCCTTGCCGGACGGATCGCCGATCATCGTCGTGCCGCCGCCGGCCAGCGCAATCGGCCGATGGCCGAACTGTTGGAGGCTGGAGATCATCATGATCGAGACGAGGTTGCCGGCGTGCAGGCTGCGAGCGGTCGCGTCGTAGCCGTTGTAGAGCGTAACGACTCCAGATTCAAACGCCTCGCGGAGGCCAGCCTCGTCGGTCACGTCCTGCACGAACCCGCGCTTGCGCAGGTAGTCAATCGGGTTGACCCCCGCTTTGCGTGCTAGCTCCGGCGCCCGCTCCATTGTCGTCGTCATGCTCGTCGCTCCACCTGCCCAGCCTGCCACCCACGCGGCCACGCCCGCGCGGTCGATCTTCTAAGGATAGAGGATGTATGGTCGCGGTGTCGCAGACGGCGTTCGGGGCCGGCGGGCCGGCCCCGGACGCGTGAGGATCGCTCAGGCAGCGCTCGAAACAACCGCTCGAGGCTGCGCTTCCTCCGCGACAGCGGGTTCGCGCCAGCCCCGCCAGGCAGCGTACCCGAGCGCCCCAGCGCCGACCGTCGCGGCGACGGTCGCGATCAACCCGCCGATCCAGGGGATCAGACCGATGATGCCGAATGTCAGCACGCCGAGCACCGCGCTCAGATACGGTCGCTCCGGTCGCTGACTCCAGCCAAACCGGCGCGCCAGCCAGTTGCCAATTGCTGTCGCCGCGACCAGGTAGCCGAGGAACCACAGCGTTGGCAACAGGAAGATCAGCACTCCGAGCCCGAGGGGAATGCCAACGATTGTCAGCAGTAGAGAAACAGCCAGGATCGGCAGACCGATGAATAGAATCGCCGCCCAGCCGATCGACCCAGCCGGCTTCTGGCCAAGCAACCCGGACGCGCGTTCCAGTTGACGCCCGCCAACCGCCGCGAAGATCAGGCCGGCGACGACGAGTACCATCGTCATGCCGATCCAGAAGACGATGCTGAAGAGCGCGGCGTCCCAGTAGCTGAAGCCCTCTATTCGGTCGATCGAGCCGGTGACGACCGCGCCGTCCTCACGAACGACCTCGCCACGCCAGAGGCTGATATCGCCCGTTTGCGAGCCAGCCAGCAGGTGGAGCGTTCCACGAGCGACGACCACGTCGCCATTGACGACGCCAGAGACCCAGGCATCGCCATCAATGACAACCAGCGCCTCGGTCACCGTTCCGTCGATCCGCGCATCGTCGCTAATGACGACGACCGTGTCGGCGCGCTGGCCGGCATCGATCGTGATCGGCCGATTGACCTGCAGGATGAAATCGCTCACATCGTTGCCATCGGCAGCGAACACAACCGACGGAATGAGTGCGATCAGCAACACGACGAGCAACAACGACAGGCGTGAGATGAGCTTCACGTTGCGCTCCTTTCGACACGTTCGACCCACAGCGCGCGAACCGGGCTGGCTCGCGTCGCGCGAATATTGTGTGCCATTTCACCTGAGAAAGGCATAACATCCTGGGCGCCAGCGTGTCATTTGCGTAACAGGATGGCCAGGCTCCGGCCTGTGGCAATCGACGCGAAGCATCGCATCCGCTCGCGCCAGCGACGTTGCCACGATCTCCCGCGCGACCCGGAGGCGGACCCGGTGTGTTGCGAGCTGCGGCGCCAGCCGGGATGGTTCAGTCTGGCTCGTCGCCGGTGAGCGCGGGGATGATGAACACAACGCGAAGCCCGCCGTCCTCGGGGCGTTCGATCCAGATCCGCCCTCCGTGGGCCTCGACAACGACCCGGGCGAGATAGAGGCCCAGGCCCATTCCCGGCGCGTTCGATCGCCGAGCGCTTGCGGCGCGATGAAATCGCTCGAAGACGAGGGGCAGATCGTCCTCGTCGATTCCGGGGCCGTAGTCGCGCACAGCGAACTCGACCCATTCGCCGCGCGCCCGCGCCAGAACCTCGATCGGCAGGCCGGCCGGAGTGTATTTCACCGCGTTGTGGATCAGGTTGCGCAGCACCTGGTCGATCCAGTCGGGATCGGCGTCGAGCATCAGGCCCGGCTCGCT
Protein-coding sequences here:
- a CDS encoding LLM class flavin-dependent oxidoreductase; protein product: MRFSLRLNNDLPIHEYVTLARAAERAGFDQLWVSNDLFLRSAPVVLAAVAQATERIEIGTCILNPYSMHPAEIAMAAATLDELSGGRFNLGIGAGAEEFLKWIGVERDRPLATTRDALRQLRAVLDGEPAPGWTPEAYLRFGDRRGARRIPIYLAALSPRMLQLAGELADGVLPLLFPPEHYETVEPLIRDGAARAGRDFAAFDLVACIWCSVSDDREAAERVLRDKIAYYGHALSPLIWDRLGVRQDDFRPIERALMTDRDPEGARALVNERMLRIGVVGTPADLIPRLEGLVTMGARHLSFGPPLGPDPLAAVESLGREVIPYFRMVSSSGC
- a CDS encoding RidA family protein, which gives rise to MQMDRQQFSSGTVWEERVGYSRAVRVGPFVHVSGTTATDDEGNVVGVGDPAAQMDHIIRKIERALISAGASLDDVVRTRIYVTNVDDWEAIGRVHGRYFATARPANTLVEISRLVGDKYLVEMEAEAIIRSSEA
- the tyrS gene encoding tyrosine--tRNA ligase, coding for MTTTMERAPELARKAGVNPIDYLRKRGFVQDVTDEAGLREAFESGVVTLYNGYDATARSLHAGNLVSIMMISSLQQFGHRPIALAGGGTTMIGDPSGKDEMRQMLTIEAIEANLVGIRAQFDRYLDFEGARFGDNPPALLINNADWLLKLQLIPFLRDIGRHFSVNEMLAAETYRQRLETTGLSFIEFNYRVLQSYDYLHLFREHGCILQTGGSDQWGNITAGVDLIRRADGGKAYGLVVPLITTSDGRKMGKSVSGAMWLDANMLSPFDYYQFWINTTDDDVARFLRMFTFLPEDRIVDLTSVSGQALREAKRVLAWEATALTHGTDAAEAAVAQTRTLFFADSGTITAEEDLGILVKFRATANTTLAEVVIAAGLATSRNEVRRLATQGGLSVNGERVENVDMPASGLDDVLVLRVGKKRFRSVHLVREE